A window from Dama dama isolate Ldn47 chromosome 11, ASM3311817v1, whole genome shotgun sequence encodes these proteins:
- the RDH14 gene encoding retinol dehydrogenase 14: protein MAVATAAAILAALGGVLWLAARRFVGSNVQRLHQGGDSGLMRGKTVLITGANSGLGRATAAELLRLGARVIMGCRDRERAEEAAGQLRREVCPAGGPDSGPNSGGAGELVVKELDLASLSSVRFFCQEMLQEEPRLDVLINNAGVFQCPYMKTEDGFEMQFGVNHLGHFLLTNLLLGLLKSSAPSRIVVVSSKLYKYGDINFEDLNSEQSYNKSFCYSRSKLANILFTRELARRLEGTNVTVNVLHPGIARTNLGRHIHIPLLVRPLFNLVSWAFFKTPEEGAQTSIYLASSPEVEGVSGRYFGDCKEEELLPKAMDESVARKLWDISEVMVGILK, encoded by the exons ATGGCAGTGGCTACTGCGGCAGCGATACTGGCCGCTCTAGGTGGGGTCCTGTGGCTGGCCGCCCGGCGGTTTGTGGGGTCCAACGTCCAGCGACTACACCAAGGCGGGGACTCCGGCCTCATGCGCGGGAAGACCGTGCTGATCACGGGGGCGAACAGTGGTCTGGGCCGCGCCACCGCGGCCGAGCTGCTGCGCCTCGGGGCTCGAGTGATCATGGGCTGCCGGGACCGCGAGCGCGCCGAGGAGGCGGCGGGTCAGCTCCGCCGCGAGGTCTGCCCGGCTGGAGGCCCCGACTCGGGGCCCAACTCCGGCGGGGCCGGCGAGCTCGTCGTCAAGGAGCTGGACCTCGCCTCGCTGAGCTCCGTGCGCTTCTTCTGTCAAGAGATGCTCCAG GAAGAGCCTAGACTGGATGTTTTGATCAATAACGCCGGGGTCTTCCAGTGCCCTTATATGAAGACTGAAGATGGATTTGAGATGCAGTTCGGCGTGAACCATCTGGGACACTTCCTACTCACCAACCTTCTCCTTGGACTCCTCAAAAGTTCAGCTCCCAGCCGAATTGTGGTTGTTTCCTCTAAACTTTACAAATACGGAGACATCAACTTTGAAGACTTGAATAGTGAACAGAGCTATAATAAAAGCTTCTGTTACAGTCGGAGCAAACTGGCTAACATTCTTTTTACCAGAGAACTAGCCCGCCGCTTAGAAGGCACCAATGTGACTGTGAATGTGTTACACCCTGGCATAGCACGGACTAACCTCGGGAGGCACATACACATTCCACTGTTGGTCAGACCGCTTTTCAATTTAGTGTCATGGGCTTTCTTCAAAACTCCAGAAGAGGGGGCCCAGACTTCAATTTATTTAGCCTCTTCACCTGAGGTAGAAGGTGTTTCAGGGAGGTACTTTGGGGACTGTAAAGAGGAAGAACTGTTGCCCAAAGCTATGGATGAATCTGTTGCAAGAAAACTTTGGGATATCAGTGAAGTAATGGTTGGCATATTAAAATAg
- the NT5C1B gene encoding cytosolic 5'-nucleotidase 1B — MSQTSLKQKKKNETGSRYSKDSLEGDKSRKDSEKSVRLTTQGSQELTLPKSDSRGYVVRNQWSRTSRSPSTRPPSAEESRSKNTSLKLPNSSTTSRTSSTSPSQRESPKPLSAQPSPPTQNMPLDSRSSMSPETQLQTTSRRTTKSENPDTWSHSTGREIRESRDKRESRDTRDMSRSRDSHDSRDTHQREYSRTPPSEWKSYTQRRMLYPSQMDHDCVSDLARKREEEEDEDEAYWASVRTLYEKTPNCSRPRPPKPKHAITVAVSSGALFNMMDSRKIYDEEGLEKYMEYQLTNENVVLTPGPAFRFVKALQYVNCRLRELYPDEQDLFDIVLMTNNHAQVGVRLINSVNHYGLLIDRFCLTGGKSPIGYLKAYLTNLYVSADSEKVLEAIQEGIASATMYDGAKDTAYCDTQLRVVFDGDAVLFSEEPEHGIKDHGLDKCFQHEALADNKPLGQGPLKGFMEDLGRLQKKFYAKDERLCCPIRTYLVTARSAASSGARVLKTLRRWGLEIDEALFLAGAPKGPILAKIRPHLFFDDHMFHVEGAQKFGTATAHTPYGISPK, encoded by the exons ATGAGTCAAACAtctctgaaacagaaaaagaag AATGAGACTGGATCGAGGTACTCAAAAGACAGCCTAGAAGGAGACAAATCTAGAAAGGATTCTGAGAAATCAGTTCGTCTGACCACTCAG GGATCACAAGAATTAACTTTGCCGAAGTCAGACTCTCGAGGGTACGTAGTGCGAAATCAGTGGTCTCGAACATCACGGAGTCCATCCACCAGACCTCCATCAGCAGAGGAGTCCAGAAGCAAGAACACCAGTCTTAAG CTCCCCAACAGCTCCACGACCTCCCGGACTTCATCCACCTCCCCTAGCCAGCGAGAGTCGCCGAAGCCGCTGTCAGCGCAGCCCTCGCCACCCACGCAAAACATGCCACTCGACTCACGGTCTTCCATGTCCCCGGAGACCCAGCTGCAGACCACGTCCCGGCGCACAACCAAGTCTGAGAATCCTGACACCTGGTCTCACAGCACGGGGCGGGAGATCCGAGAGAGCCGGGATAAGAGAGAGTCCCGGGACACGCGAGACATGTCCCGCTCCCGGGACTCGCACGATTCCAGGGACACGCACCAGCGGGAATACTCGCGCACGCCTCCGTCCGAATGGAAATCCTATACTCAGCGCAGGATGCTCTACCCCTCTCAGATGGACCACGACTGTGTGTCCGACCTGGCCAGGAAAcgagaggaagaggaggacgaGGACGAGGCCTATTGGGCGTCCGTGAGAACACTGTACGAGAAGACACCCAACTGCTCGCGCCCCAGGCCG CCCAAACCCAAGCATGCCATCACCGTGGCTGTGTCATCCGGGGCACTCTTCAACATGATGGACAGCAGGAAAATCTATGATGAAGAGGGTCTGGAGAAATACATGGAGTATCAGCTTACCAATGAGAATGTCGTCTTGACCCCAGGGCCGGCCTTCCGCTTTGTCAAG GCACTGCAGTATGTCAACTGCAGACTCCGTGAGCTGTATCCTGACGAACAGGACTTATTTGATATTGTACTGATGACTAATAACCATGCCCAAGTGGGAGTGCGGCTTATAAACAGCGTCAATCACTACG GATTACTAATTGACCGCTTCTGTCTGACTGGAGGAAAAAGCCCCATTGGCTATTTGAAGGCATATCTTACCAACTTGTATGTTTCTGCAGATTCTGAAAAAGTACTGGAAGCAATACAAGAAG GGATCGCCTCTGCAACAATGTATGATGGCGCCAAGGACACGGCTTACTGTGACACACAGCTCCGTGTGGTCTTTGATGGGGATGCCGTCCTCTTTTCTGAGGAGCCTGAACATGGTATCAAGGATCACGGGCTGGACAAATGCTTCCAACATGAAGCCCTAGCAGACAATAAGCCTCTTGGCCAG GGTCCCTTGAAAGGCTTTATGGAAGATTTAGGCAGACTGCAAAAGAAGTTTTATGCCAAAGATGAACGGTTATGTTGCCCTATCCGGACCTACCTGGTCACAGCCAGAAGTGCAGCCAGTTCAGGCGCCCGCGTGCTGAAAACCCTTCGCCGCTGGGGTCTAGAGATAGATGAAGCTCTTTTCCTTGCTGGAGCCCCCAAAGGTCCCATTTTGGCGAAGATAAGGCCCCATCTCTTCTTTGATGATCATATGTTCCACGTTGAAGGGGCGCAGAAATTCGGCACCGCCACAGCTCACACACCTTATGGAATCAGTCCGAAGTGA